Genomic segment of Gopherus flavomarginatus isolate rGopFla2 chromosome 2, rGopFla2.mat.asm, whole genome shotgun sequence:
AAGTCCTCTCTAGCCATGCTCCCAAAATCACTAAACGGCCAGTTCCGATAGCGCACACAAGCTCCAGCCATGAACCAGGACCCCCTTGTGCAAGGAGCTGTACAAACGAAACAAAAGCTTCCCCACGCCCCCAAATAGTCCTTGCTCCGTGAGTAGCCCTGCTGAAGTCGGTGAGGTCATTCCTAGAGCATGGTACCCCCTCAAGAACAGTACGAGTGGCCCTGAAATAGCCTGGATGCACCAATGTTCCCAGGATAGGACCTGCTGCAGGTAAAGGAGCCAACCCTTGCACAGAACCCCATTGGCTGCAGGGCCTGACTGATATTCCTGTGGCATGAAGGAGCTGCTTTCACGGTGGTGCTTAGGCCAGCGGATAGTGATTTCTTGAGAACCTCCCTATCACCCCAGTCTTAATTCATCCCAATGTGTTCGGGTGGCAGAAGCCCTGTGCACTGAGATATTTTAAAACCAGACTAGACCATACACTAAAAAGCATAGTGGCCAATCCTGCAGTGGCTTTAGGATGGGACGTGGACTTAATGGGTCCTTCCCGTTTTGAATGTCTTTGGTTCTAGGATGCTGTGGTTGGCTTAGCAGTTCATATGAGACGTAACTTGGGAAACTGTTCACTATTCTTTTGTGTTTCACTGTAATCTCCATGCGCAGCAGACCACAccctgcacagagccaggggACAGCTCATCCCGTAGTGCTGGGGAGCAGTGCAGGGAACCTCTGCTCAAGCAGAGAGGAAGAGGCCTCATTTACCTGGATATACGCATGGTTAGTTGGTTTGAAGGTCTCATCCACGGGCGCTGGGCACTCTCCCTCACACCGGTAGGCGTTGTACTTCTTGGGGTAAACAATCCAGCTTCCCCAGCCGGTCTGCTCAAAGTTCACGATCATATCCACCCTCCTGCACAGAGACCTGCCTTCCTCCCCCAGGCCTGGGGTGGAGAGGTCGGCCATTTTAATCCTTTGCCTCTCCTGCTTGTTCCGGCGGTGCCGGCGGCTCCCCAGCTCTTTGGAGGCGTTGTCAATCACGACATGCTTGGAGGTCTCTGCAGTTCTGATGAGGGTGGATGCCCGGAAGGGCTCTGCTGAAGGTTTATCTTTGGAGAAGACAACCAGCAGGACCTTGTCCGTCACACCATGGGACACAGCTGGctccacctggctggagccactGGAATTCCGCACACCCATTGATCCAGTGGCATTGCTGTCTGACCTGgtcctctctcccctctcctgcccctgggAGCCCTGAGCATCTGCATGCTTCCTGTTGCCAGAGGCCACCCATTGGTGGAGCCAGGACTGGAGCAAGCTGGTGATGTTGAACACTCTCCAGAAGGAGTGACTGACAGCAGGACTGCTGGTGAAGGTGCCCAGGAAGAGCCTGTCCACACAGGTCTGGTTTCCCTGGCACTTGTGCTCATGGCTGTGGTAGATGTCCACCGTCACATTGTGGGACTGGGGGAAGGATGGCAGGCGGACCCGCAGTTCAGCCAGCCTCACCTCATGGCTGCTGGAGATGGAGGTCATGTCAAAAGAGAGAGTCCAGTGATCCCCTGCCTGGAGAGAACCTGCAGGAGACCAACACAATGCCAGAGGTGACGGACCTGCCCAGCACAAAGCATTCGCCCCACAGCCCTTTCTGGGGACTGTAAAGAATCCAGGGGTTGCCCACAGTGCACTGGTACTGCAGTGAGGGGCAAGCAGAGTTGCAGTGCCCCAGGAGAGCACTTGAGGGCACAATGCCTCCTAGAGCTTCTGggggtgcagctgctctgtgcctgcTCACACAGCCCTTCTCCCCTCCAAGCCCATGAAGGCCAGTCCTGCTGGTTGGTGCAGAGCAATAGGCCAGGCCTGGGGGAGCAGGCCTCTCGCTGTCACAATGGTCATGTCCCCCAGGTGTGGGATGCTTTGCCCCATTCCAGAGCCAGGAAGTATGGCAGGAATGAACCCCAAACTGcactctgccttcccccaccaataccaggcctgcagcagcagctgagggTTTAATGCACCCCACTAGTACTAAATGATGGTTATACCCCCAGCAAGAGGGGCAGATCTAATCCTATGCCCTCGGTTCTACAGGAGGTCAAAGTGTGACTCCTCCCCACATCCACCGGCTGCTTCTCCCAGCATCCCTTCCACCTTACCCCAACTGGGCTGCAGCCAGCTTGCCCTGACCCATAGCACTGATTAACACAGTCCTACAGTTAACGAGGGCTGGGGGCTTCAAGGAACCTCTAAGGGAATGAGTGGTCAAAATCTCATTAAAATTCAATGGGATTGTGGCTTCTAATGTACttagatgcctttgaaaatcccagcctaagtaGTTTACTTTTGTTGggttgtttgaaaatgtaaagtacCGTAGTATCCACCAATCAGCCAGGCTAGGCTTTGATAGCCCATTCATTTCCATAGGATCAGAGTGCTGCATAAATACCTACTTCTCacctagtgcttttcatcagtcgTTCTCAAAACCCTTTGCAAaggggatggggaaactgaggcacggagcagtaaagtgacttgcccaagctcactcagcagagcagtggcagagctgggaatagagctgAGTCCTTGCCCAGGGGTCTAGCTTCTACCCCACACTGCCTCCTGATAGAATTGTTCATTAATGCTGTTCGTGCTGTTGCTATTGGGTAAAATTTGCAAATTTTACCCAAGTGACTTAGGGTACATGCTTTTGAAACAGCTCCCTGTTTTCAGTTATTTACAGCATTAATAATATAAAGTCAAGTGGAGAAGACAGGAATTATGCTGATGGGAAGAATCCCCACCCTTATTCCAAAGCAC
This window contains:
- the NODAL gene encoding nodal homolog, whose amino-acid sequence is MPPRNTCGLELVCWALILMQLGTSEQTGLSQQKDEQQLHTAGPSPGLKNLSTVRGFRHPHPALRYPLYMMQLYRSLVIGNHLGQPTMETSALQESDSVLSLVARSSLQAGDHWTLSFDMTSISSSHEVRLAELRVRLPSFPQSHNVTVDIYHSHEHKCQGNQTCVDRLFLGTFTSSPAVSHSFWRVFNITSLLQSWLHQWVASGNRKHADAQGSQGQERGERTRSDSNATGSMGVRNSSGSSQVEPAVSHGVTDKVLLVVFSKDKPSAEPFRASTLIRTAETSKHVVIDNASKELGSRRHRRNKQERQRIKMADLSTPGLGEEGRSLCRRVDMIVNFEQTGWGSWIVYPKKYNAYRCEGECPAPVDETFKPTNHAYIQSLLKLYQPNRVPCPACAPVKMSPLSMLYYEKGEVVLRHHEDMIIEECGCN